One Gossypium arboreum isolate Shixiya-1 chromosome 13, ASM2569848v2, whole genome shotgun sequence genomic window, GTTCAGGCAATGTTTCAACAGCTTAGCCAAACATTCTTATTCGatgtaaattattttaatttaagctGATTATCGGTATCTGTTTAGGCTCTGCCTTTTCAACCAGGAACTAGCTTAGGCACCATTCCCATGGGAACTGTACAGCCTGGATCTGGTTTGGTTAATGGACTTGGGGCAGCACTTTATCCTAGACGTATTGACATACAAATACGAAGAGGTATGGTATACCTGGCTATTTTTGGTATTTatgttttttaatatatatatatagtacttTCTTGGCCAAAGACTGAAGTGTATTTACTGTAAAGGTTCAACGACAGCAACACCCAATATAATTCGACATGAACATAATGATACCACCACACAGCAATCAGACCAAAGGAACCCGTCAGTGGGTTCTGGTAATGAGAACCATAGCACTCAAACCACTTCAAGGGTTTCAGATGCTCCATCTTTTGCTGGAGAATCAGGAGTTAGGGTAGTGCCTATTAGGACTATGGTTGCGGCTGTACCTGCTCCTTTGGGTCATGTACCTTCAGATTCTTCCGGTAATACCATGGGATTTTATTACCCATTGGTTGGAAGGTTCCAGCACATCACTCCTGGACATTTGAATGGTGAACGGGGATCTCAACCATCTGGTGAACATCTGTCAACTGGTGGTCAATCTGAGCAGCCCCCTGTTCCTGAATCTGCAGCGCAACACCAAAGTTTGGACGAGTCTACAAGAGATGGTAATATGTGAATCCTGCACTTAAACATACTAAAGATACTGGAGGGTGACTGATTATTGAATGGAGCTGACTATTAAATGCTTCTTGTTGTTGTAGGTTCATTACCAAATGCTAATTCAAGACAACAGGAGCGATCAAATACACACAGTGTCAATATCAGCGATTCATCAGTTGGAAGGACTCAAAACAACCAAGACTCCGAGAGGCAAATCCCCAGCAGCATTCTTCAGTTTCTAAGGGCATTTTTCCCAAGTGGTGAATTCCGTGTAGAAGAATCCAGTTTACAAGGAACAGCTGCTGGTTCTGTACCGGTGCAAGCAGGAACATCCAGAAGTGGTCCAGCAGCTGAGCCAAGTATTACTGATGAAGGGTTGTTTTTATCTAATTTGCTTCATCAGATCATGCCATATATATCTCAGCATGCAGGATCACAACAAAGTACTGTGCCTACTACAGGAGGAAATACTTCTTCCCAGGTAATTGGGATCAAATATAGATGAAGGGAAAGTGTAGTAATTGGGATAAATTTTAATGTTAAGATCAATGGATAACGATGCTAAACACTGCTTTGTTTGCAGGTTGAGAACTCTAGGACTAGACCTAGCGACTCTGAACCAAACCCATTGAACTCAAAACGTCAGAAGGTACTGGTTCTGAATCTATTTCTTCTTTTGGCGTTTATCATATTCCATATTAACTCTTTCCTATGTCTCACTTAAATGTTTGACAAAACCTTTTAGATTAGCCCCTCTAGTAACTCGATGAACAATGTTCTCTTGACTGTTTCTATAGTGTGTATTGCTTCAACATGAATTCATCCACTTTTTTATTGTTAACCTTGGAGATTGTCATCCttgaatatatatacatagttGCATGTTAATACGTTAGATGGCTTCGTTAACATGGGGCTTCAATCTGTTGCTGATTTGAAACAGCATGGTGACACTTTTACTTCGATATTTAAAAGTGTATTTGTCGAGTTTGATCATTTGAGTAGTCAAAGTATGTACTGAAATTGTGTACATAAGATGTGATCTTAGTCTAAAATTATGGTACTAAACAATTTGGTGTAAAACATAGGATGTCGAGTTGGACTTGCATGTTCAATGTAATGATTAGTTTCCAAACCTACTTCATTGCAATACCAGATGTTTAGTGCTTCTTGATCACACACCAATGAATGGTTTCTTGTTGCAGACTGAGTAACATATCAAAGGGTGCAGTTTAATGAATCTTCTCATGGTTGTGGAGTTCGTGATTGCGAATTTGAGTGCTTGTGGACAGCGGCATGACTTTTATGTTGAATGTGGTATATCCTTcctttttcttgttcttcttttaCTGCAAATGAGAAGTGACATTTTCATAATTGCCATAGGGAATTTGAATTGGATTTTACCTTCTAAAGCTTCATTTAAGCATCAATGGCTTTCGAGTTTTgattccatactcttatttttgTACATCCGAAATTTCATTCTTGTAGTATATCTTTATTTAAGTTTCATATCTAAGGTCATTAAAGGTAGAAATTGTGAAAAAGGCAGGGCATTGGTTGGTATGGGGAGATTCTTGATCTTAACCATTGTACATCACCATATGTAACCATGAAGCATATTTCTTGGCTGTTATAGTGAAAACCCCAAAATATGGCCTTTCCTTAAGCTCTAAtattaaacattataaaaattgtaataatttgtgtAATTGGATAATTTGTCTTACACAACATTATAAGTGTGTTTAGCCATTTTATAAGAAAGTGTAATTACTTAACACCAGCTTGTAGTTATTAAGAAATTATAACTTCATAAATAGGTTTGTCTAATAATGCTTAATTTGGCCTTTGAACTATGCTTCTTATCCTATTTTGGCATGCTACATATACTATTGGAGTAGCGCTGAGAAAATTGGTTATGTGGTTCGAATAAGAATGTGCTTTGTGGCATCTTTCAACATTATGTCACTTGGTATGTAgttctatttaaaataaaacattgatTTTGACCGGCAttgattgattattgattgttCAGATGGTGCTTTTAGAACACGTCTCATAATCTTTTTtgcttttaatattatatataatatattgtataaaaaaatcaTATACAGGATATAAagattttgaaaaatttaaaaattttgaatataaaaaaactaaaatatataaatataaattttaaaaatcaaatattatataaaatttgaaattttgtcatgaattttattttttcaaaactctaaatttcacaaattcaaaaatatatatctaaatttctaaaattcaaaaactttatatattttttctttttatgaactttgtatattttgaaaatttagatatattgatttgaatttttagaatttagagtttttgaaaaacaaaattaatgaaaaattttctagaatatatattttgaaaaattaattgtgTTTGCAATTTTGTAGAAGGTAAATACTTTTTGTAAatgttaataaaattttcaattttatacaatttttaattttaaatttatatttatattttagaaaaaattaaacttttataattttttgaattatttatatattttatattttaaaacaatatactctatataatattaaaaataaaaagaagggtGACATGGCGTGTTCTAATAGTGCCATGTGGATAGTTAAAGCTGGTCAATATTGGTTAACATCTTGTCAATTAGTGGGtcaatatttttgttttaaataaacCTAGGTGTCACATGGCACATTGTGATTGGTTGAAAGATACTTGTGGCATATTTTCATTAACGTCACGTGACAATCGGAGGTTTTTTTTAACACCGTTACAAAAAATGGATTGAACCGGAGATAAAAAAAAGTTCTAGGTaccaaaataagaaaataggcatagtttgagAGTGAAATTCAGCATTAAaccttttttataaaaataaatttacaaattaaaagtTATGGTTGTTAAATACTCGTGCAATTCATTTAATTCCCAGTCCTCTTATAATAATTGGAGAATATAATTACGGAGTTTTAATTACTAAAGTATCTGTTAAATTACTAATGTTAGCACATAAACTTACGATCAATTACACCAATTTAATTGGGTGGTTTTTCATAAATACTTTACCAGATTTATAATAATCGTATAATTagataatattttacatttacaAAATACTGTTTTGAGtcaaaaatttattttacaaatatcCATTCTAATTTTTAGCATGATTGTTGATTCGAAGATAGTAAATATTATCTTTCAGTATTTATATTTGAGAAAATCAAAtctatttgttattttattaaaaaatctatATTTATTTACTATGTACAAATTTTATCTCTAAAATCTCTACTTGTAgtacaaataatttttttaaaaggttttATTTATAAATGGACCCTTAAATTATAcgtcaattctcaattcaatttttatttttatttcctgtTCGTACTTACATTATCAATTATGGTTCATTTCACTATAATGTCCAATAAAAATGTCACAAACAATCAAGCTCGAATTCAATTATGTTGGAACCCACAATTCCATCGAATTCAAGCTCGATCGATGTTGGATGGGCTTCGTTCAATGGCTTAAGGAACTTGATCTTCCATTTCTATCATCTTATGCCATAGGGGTGCATTTTGCAGGACATGTAGGTGATAGGATCGATTTAAGGCTTTTCCTAGTGTTTGGAATGATGGGTAGTGGCCCTTTCACCATGCTTTTCGGCTCAGCCTATTGATTCGATGTTCATTGATGAGGTTATTTCATCTGTGTTCAAGTTATTTCCGGGGCTTTTCAATCTATAGGTTTGCCTTGTGTGGCTGCTATTGCGGGGAATTGGTTCGGGAAAGAGAAGAGAGAGTTGATTATAGAGGTTTTGGCCTCACATACATCTGTTGGGAACATTATTGGCTCTGTTGGAATTTGATTGGGGTTGGTGCGTTTTGGTGCCTGGAACTTCGGTTCTTGTGGTTGGGGTTTTGGTTTTGGCTTCCTAGTTGTGAATCCTAATGGTTTGGGGAGTAAAATGACAGCTCCTCGAACAGAGATTGAGATGAATGCAGAATCTGAGTAAGCAAGGCTGCTCGAGTCTGAGGTTTCGGTTGTCCTGGGTCCTTCGACTGCCATCAGGTTCTTGGAGGCTCGGAGGTTACCAGGTGTAGCACCATTTGCTTTATGCCTCTTCTTCTCCAAGCCGGTGGCTTAGACATTAGGTTGCCATTCTACGTAAAGCAGACAGGTACTTATTTATCACTTAATGTAATCCTTATTACATGGCCGAGAAAGTTTTAGATGTTCGAATAATTAGCTAAAATGATACAGTTATTGATTAAATTGCAAATCCTTGTTGGACATGTAGCTGTTGGGGGAATTCATTTGTCCCGAAAAACTGCTGGGATCATCTCTACAATATTCGACATCGGAGGAGTCTTCAGTAGGGTCATGGCTGGTTTCTATTCAGATATCATGAACGCTCGTGCTCGTTACTTTGGTTACTTTCGATTCCTGCACTCGTCTTGTACCAGGTTTATGGAAGTGCATCTGTAGTTAAAAACATCACGTTGATGTTCCTCTCCTGGTTGCTAGTGAACAGTCCTTACTACTTACAACAGCCGTTGACGCCAATCTTGGTACCCAAGACATGATCAAAGGAAACTCTCGTGCATTAGCCACAGTGACTGCGATCATAGATGGCACGGTCTCTGTTGGCAGAGCTCTTGGACCCCTTTTGGCCGGGTATATATCCACCAGGAGATGGAACAGTGTGGTCCTTATGCTCATTGTTGCTATATTCTTGGCTAGTTTGTTCTTGATCCATGTTGCAAAAACCGGGGTCAAAAGGATGGTAAATGAGAGAAAAGTGCGTTGCAGCAGTGTGAGAGCCAATTGATGAAGCTTCTCAAGGTATCAACTGTTGGTGTAAAAGTGTATATATACACGatcttcaatttttttattcatgtacaagaaattatttaatacaaAAACTATCATTTCCACACGTTGTTGGTATCCAATGCTAGAGCTAGATGCATCTAGTTTAGCCTGCAATGTATACATCATAGTCCTATTTAAGAAagaaccctaaaccttaaacccaaaTATAAGGAAAGGGAGAGAGTTAACATGCAAAAAGTGGCCAGCCATTAGGTGAAAGATCATTGCATTGCATGTCAAGTCATGTATTCATGTATATTGCAAGCAAGAAACCTTATGTACTGCAAATAGTAGCTGCTTCAAATCACTGCCATTATAGCTTTCAAAGCAGATAACTGTGATGACTTGGCTTAAAGAAACCAGATATTTCATCCATAATATCATAATTAAATAATAGATTTATTATCTGAAAATGGGATTATACTAGTAATGCAAAAATTCAAGCATATTCAAGTGATATCTTCAAAATTCCAGATGTCAGCATCCAAACATAAGAAGTAAATggaaagaaaaataataacaaaagaaATCTAACAGTGAAACATAGGCTCCTACGACCCCAGACAAAAATACAGAATAACACTCGCAGCTTACATTCCAGTGAAAGCTTTCTTCCCACCACCGGAAGATCCAGCGGGAATCACTTTCAAAACATTGAACCTCACGGTTTTTGACAATGGCCTGTAATTAGAAAACAGTACACAAAAATTACAAACAGCCAAAAAATGACTACACCTAACGGTAACAGATTAGATTCAGAGACAGATAATATAATCTCTGTTTAGAAATTTAACCTGCATTGCCCAATAATGACATGATCCCCTTCCTTCACACGGAAGCATGGAGAAATATGTGCAGGTATGTTCGAATGCCTCTTCTCATACctgagaaagaaaagaagaaatttctTCAAAAGAGATTTTGAAAACTACAATTCACTTAAGAAAGTACAGGAAAATTGAGCTGCATCATGCCTTTGGTATTTCTTGATATAATGAAGGTAATTCCGTCGAACAACGATTGTCCTAATCATCTTAGCACTATGGCAGGTGCCAGCTAAGATACGACCCCTGATCGAAACAGTGCCGGTAAATGGGCATTTCTTGTCGATGTAGGTTCCTTTATTAAACAAATATacaaaaatcatcatcaaaaaaTAACCAACAATGCCATAATTTGAATATCAACTGAATTGTAAAAGCATAGAAACATATTATATACAATACATTCCCTCCCAATTTCAGATTCTTGGTGTCAATCAAGTAAAGCACCTGTTCTTTACTTGCAAATTATAGAGGATCCATTACAACAAGTATTAACTAGCATGACCTTAAAGCAATCTTTACTAAGCTTAAGCCACTAAATGCAAGAAAAAAACAATAAATTTCTTTTACACAAACTGAACATCCATAGTTCCACAATATCTAAATACGTATACATAAATAGACATACAAAAAAAACGAACCTTCAATAGCTTCACGAGGAGTCTTGAAGCCCAAACCGATGCTCTTCCAGAAGCGGTTCCCTCCCTTTCCAGG contains:
- the LOC108461475 gene encoding 40S ribosomal protein S11-like, with the translated sequence MAEQTEKAFLKQPKVFLSSKKSSKGKRPGKGGNRFWKSIGLGFKTPREAIEGTYIDKKCPFTGTVSIRGRILAGTCHSAKMIRTIVVRRNYLHYIKKYQRYEKRHSNIPAHISPCFRVKEGDHVIIGQCRPLSKTVRFNVLKVIPAGSSGGGKKAFTGM